Proteins encoded together in one Nocardioides marinisabuli window:
- a CDS encoding SDR family oxidoreductase produces MSAEQRVVVVVGAGPGVSGSLARRCAAEGWHVGLVGNDETVLADLASTLVPARVERRVADAADPHTGGSAVADLGRRFGRIDLLHVNPSAYREADPMHLGVDEILDDVRLGVGALLVAVQAAHPYLRPGSRVTVTGSMAADEPSAAAASLGVQKAGVRNLVHSLDATLAPEGVRAVSVTVRGALAREGTFSHDAVGDALWRAAHQDPAAWRSEVPYPA; encoded by the coding sequence ATGAGCGCAGAGCAGCGGGTCGTCGTGGTGGTCGGGGCGGGGCCGGGTGTGAGCGGGTCCCTGGCGCGGCGCTGCGCCGCCGAGGGCTGGCACGTGGGGCTGGTCGGCAACGACGAGACGGTGCTCGCCGACCTGGCCTCGACGCTGGTGCCGGCCCGGGTGGAGCGGCGGGTCGCCGACGCCGCCGACCCGCACACCGGGGGCAGCGCCGTCGCCGACCTCGGTCGCCGCTTCGGGCGCATCGACCTGCTGCACGTCAACCCCAGCGCCTACCGCGAGGCCGACCCGATGCACCTGGGCGTCGACGAGATCCTCGACGACGTCCGCCTCGGCGTCGGTGCGCTGCTGGTCGCGGTGCAGGCCGCGCACCCCTACCTGCGACCCGGCTCCCGGGTCACCGTCACCGGTTCGATGGCCGCCGACGAGCCGTCGGCGGCGGCGGCGTCCCTGGGGGTGCAGAAGGCCGGGGTGCGCAACCTGGTGCACTCCCTCGACGCGACCCTGGCGCCCGAGGGGGTGCGCGCGGTCTCGGTGACGGTGCGCGGGGCGCTGGCCCGCGAGGGCACCTTCAGCCACGACGCGGTGGGCGACGCCCTCTGGCGGGCCGCCCACCAGGATCCCGCCGCCTGGCGGTCCGAGGTCCCCTACCCGGCCTGA
- a CDS encoding NAD(P)-binding domain-containing protein has protein sequence MDIYDSVVLGAGQAGLSASFHLARRGVRHLVLDADEAPGGAWQHRWDSLSMADVHGVHELPQAPGEQEARPPARDERPANRAVPAYFADYERHHDLPVLRPVRVDRVTDGPDGLLTVHAGARSLTTRTLVNATGTWSQPYVPAYPGARDFDGLQVHTRDYPGAEAFRGLRTVVVGGGASAVQLLGEVALVTETLWVTRREPVWRTDDFTPEVGRAAVALVEDRVRRGLPPASVVGVTGLALREQERAAAALGAYDRQPMFASMEPGGVRWADGRFEAAQAVVWATGFRPAVRHLAPLRLRSPEGGIRLDHHGTTAVDDPRVQLVGYGPSASTVGANRAGRHAALGVLRALAAGPDAADQAG, from the coding sequence GTGGACATCTACGACAGCGTCGTCCTCGGCGCGGGGCAGGCCGGGCTCTCGGCCTCGTTCCACCTGGCCCGTCGTGGGGTGCGCCACCTGGTGCTCGACGCCGACGAGGCACCGGGCGGCGCCTGGCAGCACCGGTGGGACTCGCTGAGCATGGCCGACGTGCACGGTGTGCACGAGCTGCCGCAGGCGCCGGGCGAGCAGGAGGCCCGGCCACCGGCTCGCGACGAGCGGCCCGCCAACCGGGCGGTCCCGGCGTACTTCGCCGACTACGAGCGCCACCACGACCTGCCGGTGCTGCGTCCCGTGCGGGTCGACCGGGTCACCGACGGCCCGGACGGCCTGCTCACCGTGCACGCGGGCGCGCGGAGCCTCACCACCCGCACACTGGTCAACGCCACCGGCACCTGGTCGCAGCCCTACGTCCCGGCCTACCCGGGCGCGCGCGACTTCGACGGGCTCCAGGTGCACACCCGCGACTACCCCGGCGCCGAGGCGTTCCGGGGGCTGCGCACCGTCGTCGTCGGGGGCGGCGCGTCGGCCGTGCAGCTGCTCGGCGAGGTCGCGCTCGTCACCGAGACCCTCTGGGTGACCCGGCGCGAACCCGTGTGGCGCACCGACGACTTCACCCCCGAGGTCGGCCGCGCGGCGGTCGCCCTGGTCGAGGACCGGGTACGCCGCGGCCTGCCCCCGGCCAGCGTGGTGGGCGTGACCGGCCTGGCGCTGCGCGAGCAGGAGCGCGCCGCCGCCGCGCTGGGCGCCTACGACCGGCAGCCGATGTTCGCCTCGATGGAGCCCGGGGGCGTGCGGTGGGCCGACGGCCGGTTCGAGGCCGCCCAGGCGGTGGTGTGGGCCACCGGCTTCCGACCGGCCGTGCGGCACCTGGCCCCGCTGCGGCTGCGCTCCCCCGAGGGCGGCATCCGCCTCGACCACCACGGCACCACCGCGGTCGACGACCCGCGCGTGCAGCTGGTCGGCTACGGCCCCTCGGCCAGCACGGTCGGCGCCAACCGTGCGGGCCGGCACGCGGCCCTCGGCGTGCTGCGGGCGCTCGCCGCCGGGCCCGACGCCGCGGATCAGGCCGGGTAG